In Arcobacter ellisii, a genomic segment contains:
- a CDS encoding TolC family protein, which translates to MYKIKLLRFACISFLASSFLHAASLKESVERVLSTNPEVIAEKNNQEAFKKYIDERKANYLPRIDIDGRLEKSNSDKSYDQPNTLQNGSEQEDGYNVGIALNQMLYDGDLTPSQVREAKFNDLANKYRSENNIENVVYETITAYTGLVQYNEMLALTKDMITTNEENLQIAKEKESISGEVLETYEVDSKLSFVKEKYLEEEDLKSSRNSTFKRYVGVDPSGDECRPKIELSKIPNNLQQIVELAVLKNNEILEQIERIKAQREKIAQADSKFLPNLSLELKALTDNDLSLNEEGKENQAYGRINLAWNLYNGGGDKAVSKQEELFLAEQKERLDAITNKVVEALKVNYQRFLKNKERINVLKDYVVANENIVEVYKSEFESGTRTFVDILDAQTVLYEAKKSLVNREYELYKNYYDILLSLSMLTETVLDPKNDVCSDDKALNYIVSEQKLAVEKANDSSDLKALLGDEPVQVKKAEPVVIPAKEELVESKSSDYSTFLDAPEGYYTLNITTTEGLDAAKNYVSENALDKNSSYTYSFGPEMKSAKVIYGIFKSVKEANIAMESLPASVKANKPYIDNILKHQKLYAKYNK; encoded by the coding sequence ATGTATAAAATAAAATTACTTAGATTTGCATGTATCTCTTTTCTTGCAAGTTCTTTTTTACATGCTGCAAGTTTGAAAGAGAGTGTAGAAAGAGTACTTTCGACAAATCCAGAAGTAATAGCTGAGAAAAACAATCAGGAAGCTTTTAAAAAGTATATAGATGAAAGAAAAGCTAATTATTTACCAAGAATAGATATTGATGGTAGATTAGAAAAGAGTAATTCTGACAAAAGTTATGACCAACCAAATACTCTTCAAAATGGTTCAGAACAAGAAGATGGTTACAATGTAGGAATTGCTTTAAATCAAATGCTTTATGATGGTGATTTAACTCCAAGTCAAGTAAGAGAAGCAAAATTTAATGATTTAGCAAATAAGTATAGAAGTGAAAATAATATAGAAAATGTTGTATATGAAACTATTACAGCTTATACAGGTTTAGTTCAATATAACGAAATGTTAGCCTTAACAAAAGATATGATAACAACTAATGAAGAAAATCTTCAAATTGCAAAAGAGAAAGAATCAATAAGTGGTGAAGTTTTAGAAACATATGAAGTTGATTCAAAACTAAGTTTTGTTAAAGAAAAATATTTAGAAGAAGAAGATTTAAAAAGCTCAAGAAATAGTACATTTAAAAGATATGTTGGAGTAGACCCATCAGGAGATGAATGTAGACCAAAAATTGAACTATCAAAAATTCCAAATAATTTACAACAAATAGTTGAACTTGCTGTTTTAAAGAATAATGAAATTTTAGAGCAAATAGAAAGAATAAAAGCTCAAAGAGAGAAAATTGCTCAAGCTGATTCAAAATTTTTACCAAATCTTAGTTTAGAGTTAAAGGCATTAACAGATAATGATTTATCGTTAAATGAAGAAGGAAAAGAGAATCAAGCTTATGGAAGAATTAATCTTGCTTGGAATTTATATAATGGTGGTGGAGATAAAGCTGTATCAAAACAAGAAGAACTATTTTTAGCAGAACAAAAAGAGAGATTAGATGCGATTACAAATAAAGTAGTTGAAGCATTAAAAGTTAATTATCAAAGATTCTTGAAAAATAAAGAAAGAATCAATGTTTTAAAAGATTATGTTGTAGCAAATGAAAATATAGTTGAAGTTTATAAAAGCGAATTTGAATCAGGAACAAGAACCTTTGTTGATATCTTAGATGCACAAACTGTACTTTATGAAGCGAAAAAGAGTTTAGTAAATAGAGAATATGAATTATATAAAAATTATTATGATATTTTATTATCTTTATCTATGTTAACGGAGACTGTACTTGACCCTAAAAATGATGTATGTTCAGATGATAAAGCTTTAAATTACATTGTATCTGAACAAAAACTTGCAGTTGAAAAAGCTAATGATTCAAGTGATTTAAAAGCTTTATTAGGAGATGAGCCTGTTCAAGTTAAAAAAGCTGAACCAGTAGTTATTCCAGCAAAAGAAGAGTTAGTTGAAAGTAAATCTTCAGATTATTCAACATTCTTAGATGCTCCAGAAGGATATTATACGTTAAATATTACAACAACTGAAGGTTTAGATGCTGCAAAAAATTATGTTAGTGAAAATGCTTTAGATAAAAATAGTTCTTATACATACTCTTTTGGTCCAGAGATGAAAAGTGCTAAGGTAATTTATGGTATATTCAAATCAGTAAAAGAAGCAAATATTGCAATGGAAAGTTTACCTGCTTCTGTAAAAGCAAACAAACCATATATAGATAATATCTTAAAACATCAAAAATTGTATGCCAAATATAATAAATAG
- a CDS encoding type I secretion system permease/ATPase gives MENNDSNLIENETLGNLKDRRKVDDLLGCLLFLSKYHNRETSAESLTFGLPIHKTSMNISMFHQAASRIGLATKTVKREKVKDITKLALPSVLILDKQRACVLLDYDLKKGIARVILPGLIAGETEMTIQKLESEYTGEVIIIKPEYNFNNRIEKEVVVDNPKEWFWGTLKRNASIYKQVIIVSLFINIFILATPLFTMNVYDRVLPNNAIETLWALFIGISIVMIFDLLLKILRSYFLGLASKRADTIMSNKIFNHLLNIKLEAKPASTGQFVSRLQSFESVREFFTSATIATVVDLPFVIIFILVIFFIAGPLAYITIVTVFISIALSWYMQRPLKSIIEKSVKEEQIKQTTLIETVSGLEIIKSVKAQNRMKTHWDNSINKTVHFADKGHFLSQTITYFTAFISQFSNIAIVAAGVYLAQDGEITMGAIIAAMILNGRVIAPISQLVSMIIKFDRTMLSLNNLDEVMKMPVEKENKSYISRPNLKGDIELKDVQFAYKDQNHQTLKDINLKIKQGEKVAILGKIGSGKSTLLKLIMNLYEPTKGSVLIDGLDTRQIDPVDLRHAIGSVPQEPFLFMGTIKDNLTIGEQYVSDEELLRVSKIAGLDEFLGKHEAGYDLLVGERGDGLSGGERQSVTLARALISDPNIIMLDEPTNSMDRQTEKAFINRLQNIVQEKTLIVVTHKTSLLQLVDRIIIIENGKVVVDGPKDEVFTTKVG, from the coding sequence TTGGAAAATAATGATTCTAATCTAATAGAAAATGAAACATTAGGAAATTTAAAAGATAGAAGAAAAGTAGATGACCTTTTAGGTTGTCTACTTTTTTTATCTAAATATCATAATAGAGAAACTTCAGCAGAATCTTTAACTTTTGGTCTGCCAATACATAAAACTTCAATGAATATTTCAATGTTTCATCAAGCAGCTTCTCGTATAGGTTTAGCTACAAAAACTGTAAAGAGAGAAAAAGTTAAAGATATTACAAAACTTGCTTTACCTTCAGTTTTAATTCTTGATAAGCAAAGAGCTTGTGTTTTACTTGATTATGATTTAAAAAAAGGGATAGCAAGAGTTATTTTACCTGGATTGATAGCAGGTGAAACAGAAATGACTATTCAGAAATTAGAGAGTGAATATACGGGTGAAGTAATTATTATTAAACCTGAATATAATTTTAATAACAGAATTGAAAAAGAAGTAGTTGTAGATAATCCAAAAGAGTGGTTTTGGGGAACTTTAAAAAGAAATGCAAGTATTTATAAACAAGTTATTATTGTATCGTTATTTATAAATATTTTTATTTTAGCTACTCCACTTTTTACGATGAATGTTTATGATAGAGTTTTACCAAATAATGCAATTGAAACATTATGGGCTTTATTTATAGGTATATCAATTGTTATGATATTCGATTTATTATTAAAAATTTTACGTTCATATTTTTTAGGGCTTGCAAGTAAACGAGCTGATACAATAATGTCTAATAAAATATTTAATCATTTGTTAAATATAAAACTTGAAGCTAAACCAGCTTCAACAGGTCAATTTGTTAGTAGATTACAATCTTTTGAAAGTGTAAGAGAATTTTTCACAAGTGCAACAATTGCAACAGTTGTAGACCTTCCTTTTGTAATAATATTTATTTTAGTGATATTTTTTATAGCAGGTCCTTTGGCTTATATTACGATAGTTACAGTTTTTATCTCTATTGCTTTATCTTGGTATATGCAAAGACCTTTAAAAAGTATAATTGAAAAATCTGTAAAAGAGGAACAAATTAAACAGACAACTTTGATTGAAACAGTTTCTGGATTAGAGATTATAAAAAGTGTAAAAGCTCAAAATAGAATGAAAACCCATTGGGATAATTCAATTAATAAAACAGTTCATTTTGCTGATAAAGGACATTTCTTATCACAAACAATTACTTATTTTACAGCTTTTATTTCTCAATTTTCAAATATTGCAATAGTTGCAGCTGGAGTTTACTTAGCTCAAGATGGTGAAATTACAATGGGGGCAATTATTGCAGCTATGATTTTAAATGGAAGAGTTATTGCTCCAATCTCTCAATTGGTTAGTATGATTATAAAATTTGATAGAACGATGCTTTCATTAAATAATCTTGATGAGGTAATGAAAATGCCTGTTGAAAAAGAGAATAAATCATATATAAGCCGTCCTAATTTAAAAGGTGATATTGAATTAAAAGATGTACAATTTGCATATAAAGACCAAAATCATCAAACTTTAAAAGATATAAATTTAAAAATAAAGCAAGGTGAAAAAGTTGCAATTTTAGGGAAAATTGGTTCTGGAAAATCAACTCTATTAAAACTTATTATGAATTTATATGAACCAACAAAAGGTTCTGTTTTAATAGATGGTTTAGATACAAGACAAATTGACCCAGTTGATTTAAGACATGCAATAGGAAGTGTTCCTCAAGAGCCATTTTTATTTATGGGAACAATTAAAGATAATCTTACAATTGGTGAGCAGTATGTTTCTGATGAAGAGTTATTAAGAGTTTCAAAAATTGCTGGATTAGATGAGTTTCTAGGAAAACATGAAGCAGGTTATGACTTACTTGTTGGAGAAAGAGGTGATGGACTTTCAGGAGGTGAAAGACAATCAGTTACTTTAGCGCGGGCTTTAATTTCTGACCCAAATATAATTATGCTTGATGAACCAACAAATTCAATGGATAGACAAACAGAAAAAGCTTTTATTAATAGATTACAAAATATTGTACAAGAAAAAACTTTGATAGTTGTTACGCATAAAACATCATTGTTACAATTGGTTGATAGAATTATTATAATCGAAAATGGTAAAGTAGTAGTCGATGGACCAAAAGATGAAGTTTTTACAACAAAAGTAGGTTGA
- a CDS encoding HlyD family type I secretion periplasmic adaptor subunit: MSNEEKNLKKQKKYFSWIEKIKKLYGLEDKKEEDLEFIYSSYANSNEHPSNVSRIIFMLISGIFIIFLLWASLAEIDELARGNGKVIPTDKIQTVQSLDGGIISEIFVKEGDIVKFDDPLMKIDTTRFQATLEESRQEYLSLLALKARLEIESTIDIEKDLPELKFDEKILSDSSRYDINEKMLLENRFRELKSSVNVLKNQENQKIQELKEIESTIKKLTDSLGFIEEQRKTIRKLVERGIKSNYDLLDIEKEYNQTKGDLQTAKLSISRSNFAILEAGNRIQEKLNTFRSEASTELQKTVSQINRFEAKLVGDRDKVAKTTITSPVDGIIKQLNFNTIGGVVQSGMDLIEIVPLSDALVVEAKIDPKDIAFINPSQKAIIKITAYDFSIYGGLDGKIVEISADTIVDKESKEGKSYYRVLVKTDKNYLERKGKKLPIIPGMVATVDIVTGKKTILDFILKPILKVKQDSLHER, from the coding sequence ATGAGTAATGAAGAAAAAAATCTAAAGAAACAAAAAAAATATTTTTCGTGGATTGAAAAAATCAAAAAACTTTATGGGTTAGAAGATAAAAAAGAAGAAGATTTAGAGTTTATATACTCATCTTACGCTAATTCTAATGAACATCCAAGTAATGTAAGTCGAATTATTTTTATGTTAATTAGTGGAATTTTTATAATATTTTTATTATGGGCTAGTTTAGCAGAAATTGATGAATTAGCAAGAGGAAATGGAAAAGTAATTCCAACAGATAAAATTCAAACTGTACAATCTTTAGATGGTGGGATTATCTCTGAAATCTTTGTAAAAGAGGGTGATATTGTAAAATTTGATGATCCTTTAATGAAAATTGATACTACAAGATTTCAAGCCACATTAGAAGAGAGTCGTCAAGAATATTTATCATTACTAGCTTTAAAAGCAAGATTAGAAATAGAATCAACTATTGATATAGAAAAAGATTTGCCAGAATTGAAGTTTGATGAAAAAATTTTAAGTGATTCTTCAAGATATGATATAAACGAAAAAATGTTATTAGAAAATAGATTTAGAGAGTTGAAATCATCAGTTAATGTATTAAAAAATCAAGAGAATCAAAAAATTCAAGAATTAAAAGAGATAGAAAGTACAATAAAAAAATTAACTGATAGTTTAGGTTTTATTGAAGAACAAAGAAAGACTATACGAAAACTTGTGGAAAGAGGAATTAAATCAAATTATGATTTACTGGATATTGAAAAAGAGTACAATCAAACAAAAGGTGATTTACAAACTGCGAAACTTTCAATTTCAAGATCAAATTTTGCAATATTAGAAGCAGGTAATAGAATACAAGAAAAATTAAACACTTTTAGGTCAGAAGCATCAACAGAATTACAAAAGACTGTTAGTCAAATAAATAGATTTGAAGCAAAACTTGTTGGAGATAGGGATAAAGTTGCTAAAACTACAATTACATCTCCAGTAGATGGTATTATTAAACAATTAAATTTTAATACAATTGGCGGAGTTGTTCAATCTGGTATGGATTTAATTGAAATTGTACCATTAAGTGATGCCCTTGTTGTAGAGGCAAAAATTGATCCTAAAGATATAGCTTTTATAAATCCAAGTCAAAAAGCTATTATAAAAATAACGGCTTATGATTTTTCTATTTATGGTGGATTAGATGGAAAAATTGTAGAAATTTCTGCTGATACAATTGTTGATAAAGAGTCAAAAGAAGGGAAAAGTTATTATCGAGTTTTAGTAAAAACTGATAAAAATTATTTAGAAAGAAAAGGTAAAAAACTTCCTATTATTCCCGGAATGGTAGCAACTGTAGATATTGTTACTGGTAAAAAAACAATTTTAGATTTCATATTAAAACCTATACTTAAAGTAAAACAAGACTCACTTCACGAAAGATAA